The following proteins are encoded in a genomic region of Bufo bufo chromosome 11, aBufBuf1.1, whole genome shotgun sequence:
- the SSR2 gene encoding translocon-associated protein subunit beta has translation MKSLFVALLALLAVVHCEDGARLLASKTLLNRYAVEGKDLTLQYNIYNVGSNAALDVELSDDSFPPEDFGIVSGMLNVKWDRIAPASNVSHTVVLRPLKAGYFNFTSATITYLAQEGSQVVVGYTSAPGQGGILAQREFDRRFSPHFLDWAAFGMMTLPSVGIPLLLWFSSKRKYDTPKPKKN, from the exons ATGAAGTCGTTGTTTGTTGCGCTGCTCGCCCTCCTGGCGGTCGTCCATTGTGAGGACGGGGCTCGGTTGTTGGCGTCTAAGACCCTGCTGAACAGATACGCCGTGGAGGGGAAGGACCTGACGCTGCAGTATAACATCTACAACGTGGGCTCCAA CGCCGCCCTGGATGTGGAGCTCTCCGATGATTCCTTCCCTCCAGAGGACTTTGGGATTGTCTCCGGAATGCTGAATGTGAAATGGGACCGAATCGCCCC AGCCAGCAACGTCTCGCACACTGTGGTCCTGCGCCCCCTGAAGGCCGGGTACTTCAACTTCACCTCCGCCACCATCACTTACCTGGCTCAGGAGGGCTCACAGGTTGTG GTGGGGTACACCAGCGCCCCCGGACAAGGAGGCATCCTTGCTCAGCGAGAGTTTGACAGACGATTCTCCCCTCATTTT CTGGACTGGGCGGCCTTCGGAATGATGACTCTGCCCTCCGTCggcatccccctcctcctgtggttTTCAAGCAAGAGAAAATACGACACGCCCAAACCCAAGAAGAACTGA